Genomic window (Chloroflexaceae bacterium):
CTCGAGGTGAACATGAAAGTCGGAGGACATCCCGATCTTCTTCCAAAAGGTTATTACTCATCGAATCTCGTATTGAAAGGAGCCGAGGGGATCGAAATCAAATCGTCAATTCAACGGGGAGGTTGGCAAGGTCATAATCCAGAAGAGTGCTGGCTGATGGTGTTTCGCTATGCAATCGGTGAACAAGCCGATGGAGAGTCTCTCCCCCTGACATTCATCGAGATCCTCTGTGCCAGACTCGAGCTTTCAGACTGGTCGTTTTCAGGCCGAAAGGGGACATCCCGCAGAACACCCACGGCGTCGATAACTACGTCTGGAGTTGAGAAACTCAGGCGCAATTTCCTCTACCGTCTTCCCAATGTGGGTGTTGGACCCCCACAGACATATTCTGGCAGAGCCGTAAATAACAGGCTCGATGTCATAGTATCACCTTAATCGAACAGTGTTGGCTGGACGCTCTCCGGTTCGGTTGGCTCTTCCATACGGGTTCCGGGATCGCCGTTTGAAACGATTGCCGCCAGTTTGGGAATGGACTCCTCTGCGATAGCAAAGAAGTTCGGATCACTTTCTATTCCGATGCTTGCATATCCAACAGCGCACGCAGCAGCGATGGTTGATCCTCCTCCCATAAAGGTGTCAAGGACCACGCCCTCACCCAGTGGAAGGGCAGCGCGCACGATCTGGCGCATAAACGCTTGCGGTTTGAGGGAGGGGTGGGGAGCAATTTCGCGTTCAACGGCGCGGGTGGGAGAGCTTTTGATGACATCACAAAACGGTTGATCGTCAGAGACCCTACGAAGTCCTCCCGTCTTCCACTTTCGCAGGTTGTCTTGAACACGACCCTCGCAGGGTTTTCGGAAGAGGCCCCAGGGTTCCCAGCAAGACCGGGGCATAACTGTGACATCTTTAAACTCGTCGTGCGCGTTTTTAGGACGATCGCCCCCACGGAGCGTTTGAACTAGACGGATAATCTCGCCGCGCTTTTCGAATCCGGCTTCAATCAGTGCTATGTAGACATGTTGCGAAAGGAGCGGATTCGTGGCGATGAAAACGTGTCCGCCTGGTACGAGGATTCGTAGAGCGCGTTGGCCCCAATCCCGGAAGTATTCGGTAAGTTGCAGCTTTTCTTCCTTGCTGAGAACGGTGAACCTGGGCAGAGGCTGGCGAATGCTTCCACCGATTGCGGGTGGGATCCGCCAGACCCCGCCGCGCCCGTTCCGAAGTTTTGCTTGCTCTTTGGGGGTGTACTCTTTCAAGCCATAGGGGGGATCTGTGACGATAGCATGAACGCTATTCGGTTCACGACGTTCCATCCACTCAAAACAATCCCCCTGAACAAGTTCGTATTGAGCTTTACCAGGTTGGTAGACTTCCCGGGTTTCAGCAACAATTGCAGGGACGGTAGCGCGATCCTCTCTATAGGCTTCTGAGCGAAAAGCTTTCCTTAGGAGCGCTGTAGCTTCGACGGGATGTTCCCTTAGGATCTCTTGAACCTCTCCTGAAAGGTAACCCGCAAGGATCAGTAGCGGCCCAGGATCTGTCCCGCAGATTTCAGCAAGCAGCAGGACGGTTGCTCGTGCTGGACGCGCCTTGCCTGCTTCAAGGCGAGAAATGTACCCCTTAGAGACCTTTAATCGTTTTGCGATATCATCTTGCGTCAATCCGCGCGCAAGACGGACATCCCTCAAGTGCTGCCCGAAAAGGAGCATCATCTAAACCCTCTTATTAAGATGGTCTTTTTGGGCTTACGATGGATAGTCTACTATGGTTTACCATTTTAGTCAACAGCGTTTTGAAACGCATCAGGAGAGCCTGGAAAGCCCAGCTTCCTTCGAGCGCTGGCTTTGGCAACGCCAGCGCAAAGCGTGAGC
Coding sequences:
- a CDS encoding DNA (cytosine-5-)-methyltransferase, coding for MMLLFGQHLRDVRLARGLTQDDIAKRLKVSKGYISRLEAGKARPARATVLLLAEICGTDPGPLLILAGYLSGEVQEILREHPVEATALLRKAFRSEAYREDRATVPAIVAETREVYQPGKAQYELVQGDCFEWMERREPNSVHAIVTDPPYGLKEYTPKEQAKLRNGRGGVWRIPPAIGGSIRQPLPRFTVLSKEEKLQLTEYFRDWGQRALRILVPGGHVFIATNPLLSQHVYIALIEAGFEKRGEIIRLVQTLRGGDRPKNAHDEFKDVTVMPRSCWEPWGLFRKPCEGRVQDNLRKWKTGGLRRVSDDQPFCDVIKSSPTRAVEREIAPHPSLKPQAFMRQIVRAALPLGEGVVLDTFMGGGSTIAAACAVGYASIGIESDPNFFAIAEESIPKLAAIVSNGDPGTRMEEPTEPESVQPTLFD